A portion of the Naumovozyma castellii chromosome 2, complete genome genome contains these proteins:
- the RTN1 gene encoding Rtn1p (ancestral locus Anc_8.454) encodes MSTQSPSASSAPAENTKKCCPPECDILLWKNPIETGKIFGGALVALLILKKVNLITFFLRVFYTIFLTTGSIEFLSKLFLGQGLITKYGIKDCPNTVGYLKPHIDCFLKQLPVKQAKMRKLVFAYSPKKTFHAAFTFYLLHKLFSWFSVWTLLFVGVIAAFTSPLTYCTYQKEIDAVVEHLCQCAKAKSNEVCKLACEKSKPLCDKLEKKCGPLCKFIKAKLPASTGATTTSTITPESTTAKLASQVPIENDDSTATTTSANVHHGEQHHASTGTKEFDVDQLTSELKESTNNLKQELQDNNL; translated from the coding sequence ATGTCTACTCAATCACCATCTGCTTCCTCTGCTCCTGCCGAGAATACCAAGAAATGCTGTCCACCAGAATGCGATATCTTACTATGGAAAAACCCCATTGAAACTGGTAAGATCTTCGGTGGTGCTCTAGTCGCATTGTTaatcttgaagaaagtCAATCTAATCACTTTTTTCCTAAGAGTGTTCTACACCATCTTCTTAACTACTGGTTCTATCGAATTTTTGTCAAAACTATTTTTAGGTCAAGGGTTAATCACCAAGTATGGTATTAAGGATTGTCCAAATACCGTCGGGTACTTGAAGCCTCACATTGATTGTTTCTTGAAGCAATTGCCTGTCAAGCAAGCAAAGATGAGAAAATTGGTCTTTGCTTACTCTCCAAAGAAAACTTTCCATGCTGCTTTCACTTTCTACCTTTTGCATAAATTATTCTCATGGTTCTCCGTTTGGACTTTGCTTTTCGTCGGTGTCATTGCTGCTTTCACTTCACCATTGACTTATTGTACTTAtcaaaaggaaattgaCGCTGTCGTGGAACATCTATGTCAATGTGCCAAGGCTAAATCTAATGAAGTTTGTAAATTGGCTTGTGAAAAATCAAAACCATTATGTgacaaattggaaaagaaatgtGGTCCATTATGTAAATTTATTAAGGCTAAATTACCAGCATCCACTGGTGCTACTACCACTTCTACCATAACCCCAGAATCTACTACTGCTAAATTGGCTTCTCAAGttccaattgaaaatgatgacTCTACTGCTACTACCACTTCTGCTAACGTTCATCATGGCGAACAGCATCATGCCTCCACAGGTACCAAGGAATTCGATGTGGATCAATTGACAAgtgaattaaaggaaagcactaacaatttgaaacaaGAATTACAAGACAACAATTTGTGA
- the HEM1 gene encoding 5-aminolevulinate synthase (ancestral locus Anc_8.453), with protein MLNSTSRLWIRKYTASTAKAAAAAAAATSTATSATTKSDSLMAAHASHESATPFDYDGLFDAELNKKRLDKSYRYFNNINRLAREFPLAHRQLENDKVTVWCSNDYLALSKNQQVVDKMKWALDKYGAGAGGTRNIAGHNKLTMQLEAELAALHKKEGALVFSSCFVANDAVLSLLGQKMKDLVIFSDELNHASMIIGIKHANTKKHIFKHNNLEELEELLKMYPKSQPKLIAFESVYSMAGSVADINKICDLAEKYGCLTFLDEVHAVGLYGPHGAGVAEHCDFETHRLAGIKSPNMGSKRTVMDRVDMITGTLGKSFGTVGGYVAASAKLIDWVRSYAPGFIFTTTIPPAVMAGAAEAIRFQRSHLNLRQDQQRNTAYVKQGLKELGIPVIPNPSHIVPILIGNPDLAKQASDILMEKHKIYVQAINFPTVSRGTERLRITPTPGHTNELSDILLNAVDDVFNELQLPRIRDWENQGGLLGVGEPGFKEPKNLWTEQQLNLKNADLNPNVFDPVIEQLEVSSGIQA; from the coding sequence ATGCTAAACTCCACGTCCAGGTTATGGATAAGAAAATACACAGCTTCCACCGCTAAGGCTGCCGCTGCTGCCGCTGCTGCTACTTCTACTGCCACTTCGGCCACCACCAAGTCGGATTCACTCATGGCTGCACACGCATCTCATGAGTCCGCCACGCCATTCGACTACGACGGACTTTTCGACGCTGAACTAAACAAGAAGAGACTCGACAAATCATACAGATACTTCAACAACATTAACCGTCTAGCAAGAGAGTTCCCACTGGCTCATCGTCAACTGGAAAACGATAAAGTAACAGTATGGTGTTCCAACGATTACCTGGCTCTTTCCAAGAACCAACAAGTCGTCGACAAGATGAAATGGGCTCTGGATAAGTATGGTGCTGGTGCCGGGGGTACCAGAAATATCGCAGGTCATAATAAGTTAACTATGCAATTGGAAGCGGAATTGGCTGCCTTGCATAAGAAGGAGGGTGCGTTGGTGTTTAGTTCATGTTTTGTAGCTAATGATGCCGTGCTTTCCCTATTGGGGCAAAAGATGAAGGATCTCGTGATCTTTTCCGATGAATTGAATCATGCTTCCATGATTATTGGGATTAAACATGCAAACACCAAGAAACATATCTTTAAGCATAATAATTTGGAGGAACTGGAAGAATTGTTAAAGATGTATCCGAAATCACAACCAAAATTAATCGCTTTTGAAAGTGTGTATTCTATGGCTGGGTCCGTAGCTGACATAAACAAGATTTGTGACCTGGCAGAGAAATACGGTTGTCTAACTTTCTTAGACGAGGTCCATGCTGTCGGATTATACGGTCCACATGGTGCTGGTGTTGCGGAACATTGTGATTTTGAAACACATCGTTTAGCAGGAATTAAATCACCAAATATGGGTTCTAAACGTACAGTCATGGACCGTGTTGACATGATCACGGGGACCCTAGGTAAATCCTTCGGGACCGTGGGAGGTTACGTGGCCGCATCTGCCAAATTAATCGATTGGGTCAGATCGTACGCGCCCGGGTTCATCTTTACCACCACGATACCACCAGCTGTGATGGCCGGTGCCGCTGAAGCAATTAGATTCCAAAGATcacatttgaatttgagaCAAGatcaacaaagaaatacCGCGTACGTGAAGCAAGGTTTGAAAGAGTTGGGTATCCCCGTGATCCCCAACCCATCACATATCGTCCCCATCTTAATTGGGAACCCTGATTTGGCTAAGCAAGCTTCCGATATCTTGATGGAGAAACATAAGATTTACGTACAAGCTATTAATTTCCCTACTGTCTCGAGAGGTACAGAAAGACTAAGAATTACTCCTACTCCAGGTCATACTAATGAATTATCAGATATACTGTTGAATGCTGTGGATGATGTGTTCAATGAGTTGCAATTACCTAGAATTAGAGATTGGGAAAATCAAGGTGGTTTACTTGGTGTGGGTGAACCTGGTTTCAAAGAACCTAAGAATCTTTGGACagaacaacaattgaatttaaagaatgcGGATTTGAATCCAAATGTTTTCGATCCCgttattgaacaattggAAGTGTCTAGTGGTATTCAAGCTTGA
- the IVY1 gene encoding Ivy1p (ancestral locus Anc_8.450) produces the protein MNETDSISPQRYAAHLSEFYPIVNRNSNGTPMKNGISATKKIPDNESSHTIVNGLMDRSRRPSSVVSNTSCISDLQTLITKRDVKSTMDNMSHLLKSTNKFAQSLMEVSESASGMATAIENMAKLKGCNDDTAEKLLNASGLFHLLGNHEQILSTYVNELLCDKLQDEIDEFKINSKKSENEFKMNSKEQSLKLKLQERNNMKLAKRKIRNLISYRESLSNLQNQLDQLETLKYDYYRDSYLLVDKTCNHVLTNIATVSRTQVELSENIARKGWSGGGLDELLIDAEDPFTKDNDEGETVTENNDLVEEEEEEEEDGEEDVEEGTVSVNSSTERENNDNGEENARDSSSSSIATSSGPSSNEGTNSNSKKHTEDANMTYDNSFSLPFTTSSPTPESEVNGDILPREEEEEEEEEEEEEEEEEGEEVEEADNLKYLQLNDEDDHE, from the coding sequence ATGAATGAAACAGATAGCATTTCACCTCAACGATACGCGGCGCATTTATCTGAGTTTTATCCTATTGTGAACCGTAACAGTAATGGTACGCCGATGAAGAATGGTATTAGTGCGACCAAGAAAATACCTGATAATGAAAGTTCTCATACGATTGTGAATGGGTTAATGGATCGGAGTCGTCGACCTTCCAGTGTTGTTTCCAATACTAGTTGTATAAGTGATTTACAGACTTTGATTACTAAGAGGGATGTTAAGAGTACTATGGATAATATGTCTCATTTGTTAAAGAGTACTAATAAGTTTGCTCAATCGTTGATGGAAGTTTCTGAGAGTGCGAGTGGTATGGCTACTGCGATTGAGAATATGGCTAAATTGAAAGGTTGTAATGATGATACAGCTGAGAAACTTTTGAATGCTAGTGGACTTTTCCATTTATTGGGTAATCATGAACAGATATTATCTACATATGtgaatgaattattatgtGATAAGTTACAGGATgagattgatgaatttaagATCAATAGTAAGAAGTCAGAGAATGAATTTAAGATGAATAGTAAAGAACAAAgtttaaaattgaaattacaagAGAGGaataatatgaaattgGCCAAGAGGAAGATTCGGAATTTAATATCATATCGAGAGAGTTTATCtaatttacaaaatcaATTAGATCAATTGGAGACTCTAAAATATGATTATTATAGAGATTCGTATTTATTGGTCGATAAGACATGTAATCATGTTTTAACTAATATTGCGACAGTGTCTAGGACCCAAGTAGAATTATCTGAGAATATTGCACGAAAGGGTTGGTCTGGAGGTGGattagatgaattattgattGACGCGGAGGATCCATTTACCAaggataatgatgaaggGGAGACAGTGacagaaaataatgatttggtagaggaggaagaggaggaagaggaggatGGAGAGGAAGATGTAGAGGAAGGGACTGTTTCCGTTAATTCTAGTACTGAACGAGAGAATAATGATAACGGAGAAGAGAATGCCAGAGACagttcatcttcatcgaTAGCAACATCATCAGGTCCATCGTCTAATGAAGGGACGAACAGTAATAGCAAGAAACACACTGAAGATGCAAACATGACATATGATAACTCATTTTCGCTGCCGTTTACCACTAGTTCACCCACACCAGAGTCAGAAGTTAATGGTGACATACTGCCGAgggaagaggaagaggaagaggaagaggaagaggaagaggaagaggaagaggaagggGAAGAAGTTGAGGAGGCAGACAATTTAAAGTATttacaattgaatgatgagGACGATCATGAATAG
- the COX20 gene encoding Cox20p (ancestral locus Anc_8.451) encodes MGWLPSFKSNSTPQQQQEPQQEKPLTNYSPGQKILLQDTKPHFNDPATAQQTKPVIDSQTFKQAWNTLSWKEFTPEKLTEIPCFRDAGMVGFSSLFVVGSLMFIYHKNPMKATNWGLGSLLLGSMVGWEQCRLKRKHSFEIAQLAINTVKSKERPMMKKVQHDERLVKQWEAKSEKENKSWYKFW; translated from the coding sequence ATGGGCTGGCTACCATCCTTCAAAAGCAACAGCACACCGCAGCAGCAGCAGGAACCCCAGCAGGAGAAACCTTTGACAAACTACTCCCCCGGTCAGAAGATACTGTTGCAGGACACCAAACCACACTTCAACGACCCCGCAACAGcacaacaaacaaaacCAGTCATCGACTCGCAAACTTTCAAGCAGGCATGGAATACGCTCTCATGGAAGGAATTCACACCAGAGAAACTCACGGAGATCCCATGTTTTAGAGACGCCGGAATGGTAGGGTTCTCCAGTTTATTCGTAGTCGGATCACTCATGTTTATTTATCATAAGAACCCTATGAAGGCAACAAATTGGGGGCTAGGGTCCCTATTGTTAGGATCCATGGTTGGGTGGGAACAATGTAgattgaaaaggaaacatAGCTTTGAAATCGCTCAATTAGCCATCAATACTGTCAAATCAAAGGAAAGAccgatgatgaagaaagtaCAACATGATGAAAGATTAGTCAAACAATGGGAAGCAAAATCAGAAAAAGAGAATAAGAGCTGGTACAAATTTTGGTAA
- the PCF11 gene encoding Pcf11p (ancestral locus Anc_8.444): protein MDKETEIIVKDFTSVLDELTFNSRPIITTLTKIAEENISCAQYFVDALESRIEKCMPSQKLYAFYALDSICKNAGSPYTIYFSRNLFSLYRKTYLLVDNVTRTKLINMFKTWMTPNETTGGSLPLFERGALERIEQFLIKASALHQKNFQSMLPTPTVPLLLREIDKLAGLTNERLRDQPNDQKLQTKLMVLSQLKQELQRGKLSLDALKQVQLQLTEVFAQDQQVLQERVRYQQFQQEQQLKQRERSTTTSSLEPTETPMPLGTNNSPSPLFNGSVSSLFGNVSRIVTPEDFAEMEKASKLTSIQTLFHSLNGAGLIFTPPKESIVTLFDKIDSTNKLNSKKAKNNNLPSISFLQDVVSNCKAYFATANVNILNTPTLQLSQQNIVNDNPVVTKSLIHLLYRNKPNKCSTCGKRFGNSIEERKLQTAHLDWHFRINKRIKGSSTTNAQTNAMTSQKNIQSRNWYLHDSQWVKFNDDEIVSTQNTFNENPKQTIADVDQQKYASGSNGSSTATNIQMSNFEDMLSLNKNDANNSTSETADLSKKYVIVPESTEDMTFQCPVCKDSVTSVYDEELGEWIWKNTVIINGKKFHSTCYYETIKNNSSL, encoded by the coding sequence ATGGATAAGGAGACGGAGATCATAGTGAAGGACTTCACCAGTGTCCTAGATGAACTAACTTTCAACTCAAGACCTATCATTACCACTTTGACCAAGATAGCAGAAGAGAACATATCATGTGCACAATACTTCGTGGATGCCCTAGAATCCCGCATCGAAAAATGCATGCCCAGTCAGAAACTGTATGCATTCTATGCCTTGGATTCCATTTGTAAGAATGCTGGGAGCCCCTATACCATATATTTCAGTAGgaatttattttctctGTATAGGAAGACATACTTACTGGTGGATAACGTAACGAGAACAAAACTAATCAATATGTTCAAAACTTGGATGACTCCCAATGAAACAACGGGTGGTTCATTACCACTTTTTGAAAGAGGAGCATTGGAGAGAATTGAGCAGTTCTTAATTAAGGCAAGTGCATTACATCAGAAGAATTTCCAATCCATGTTGCCCACACCAACGGTGCCTTTACTGCTAagagaaattgataaaCTGGCGGGGCTCACTAATGAAAGATTAAGGGACCAACCAAATGATCAGAAATTGCAAACAAAATTAATGGTCTTATCACAATTGAAACAGGAATTGCAAAGAGGGAAATTAAGCTTGGATGCTCTGAAGCAAGTGCAATTACAACTAACTGAAGTGTTTGCACAGGATCAACAAGTATTACAAGAAAGGGTAAGATACcaacaatttcaacaagaacaacaattgaaacaaCGGGAAAGATCAACCACAACATCATCTCTGGAACCAACAGAGACACCGATGCCCCTGGGAACCAATAATTCACCATCACCACTATTCAATGGATCTGTTTCCTCACTATTTGGTAACGTTTCTAGGATTGTCACACCAGAAGATTTTGCTGAAATGGAAAAGGCTAGTAAATTGACAAGCATACAAACCTTATTCCATTCCTTAAATGGTGCAGGTCTGATTTTTACTCCACCAAAGGAATCCATAGTAACATTATTTGACAAGATCGACTCTACCAATAAGCTAAATTCGAAAAAggcaaaaaataataatttaccttcaatatctttccTGCAAGATGTAGTGTCAAATTGTAAAGCATATTTTGCCACCGCCAATGTAAATATCTTAAATACTCCAACGTTACAACTCTCACAACAGAATATCGTAAATGATAACCCAGTAGTGACAAAAAGTTTAATTCATTTACTGTACCGAAACAAACCGAACAAATGTAGCACGTGTGGGAAAAGATTCGGTAACAGCATTGAAGAGAGGAAACTACAAACTGCTCATTTAGATTGGCATTTCAGAATcaataaaagaataaaggGCTCTTCAACTACAAATGCACAGACAAATGCAATGACTTctcaaaaaaatattcaatcaAGAAATTGGTATTTACATGATTCACAATGGGTCAAATTCAATGACGATGAAATCGTCTCCACACAAAATACATTCAATGAAAACCCTAAGCAAACTATAGCTGATGTTGATCAACAGAAATATGCATCCGGCTCAAATGGTAGCTCAACTGCAAccaatattcaaatgtCAAATTTCGAAGATATGTTATCATTAAATAAGAATGATGCAAATAATAGTACCTCAGAAACGGCTGATTTGAGTAAGAAATACGTCATCGTTCCTGAATCTACCGAGGATATGACTTTTCAATGTCCCGTTTGTAAAGATTCGGTTACCAGTGTTTATGATGAGGAACTAGGTGAATGGATATGGAAGAATACAGTAATTATAAATGGTAAAAAGTTCCATTCCACTTGTTATTACGAGACAATTAAAAACAATTCATCGTTatag
- the NCAS0B02720 gene encoding uncharacterized protein (ancestral locus Anc_8.443), whose translation MFQMAKTPALSASSDPSTALNTSTKGTINERSETLRATHFIASESTEPPLKVHKPNTHAKTIENRISNNSSPKEKLKPQQPIKKLSDLFKAKKASGNIQATKIQAPVIKMPPTVAKLPERTIRENQVNSETSLEPPQNAKNTKIDLQPTVELQKVPQHTHSRRRSSGNANLFVPHKINTLKALFRDKKTPSKKPPLNGFEDGLEGNKLTKGPPTIASPKNQSPTIKTKNIPPKKPSSEIKPTHDSQANALNAELPFKMDGNEKSLEKLKPTSRVDERTGSSRLPDSKTHGSKLAISSEPTKTNQDLRDMKTPTVLGPKVNETMVKMAFGKIVHKERISSKSTLASKKEENKPIDSENGSKSSKGTSENQITLSTSPLTSQYDHDKWVSENVERKTYLSSIATHSTKAHNSDTGRKSKSLSNSFAKPNDEREKIPSYNTDINERYRRKRGHLAAEKGTISQKTQNVSLDSRSLSIVSAKTDATTNESPERIENGTDKIGKKVKTILSPKETNDEDSTEDNDRYSPSDNLVSVKDNNSDDSITVKRRHSLRKKIVVDDESCSSKASSDDITLNKIKLANTLEQKRPNNVTKSPRRNSKSEAKEQQKIEPLSEPSISSERLRHATTTALNASIIDRSVPAKADLISGFPNEMEINELKTKLATITDEVMKYELKVASLQGKIYYLSKENNDLQRIYSLLCEEMERISLKIGQNDGVQSISNAVSVAPVTEVIEKTEEPETIDNSTMEEKYDVTIDLLKTEIKELKQSKDRASIEVRAELNALENNILLRIKEYERCQEALENEQNIIANVESIEDINTIEESPFVRALKEKLINTHNELKEVRNLTTIQLGELKIALEMEKRSLKTANDELTAKRIALAKSTAYVKQSKEMIITARNEVAVKDNQITELKKLIEEKSKKTTINNDPRLLQQNSELAVKFSNLFNNHQALYKMSELQKNQVQALQNELEKERAQARYMSSILAQQSAELLKSKDHSQSTSRSDDYIEERNWEKKYRELLEMRKLEKRDFQLQLVNVHKSYYTLLADRERGFNIIIDRLKKKCQNQTDNKPENEEENSSNLQISPTKEAEKRKAETSLVLFDEKSTAVLNGAKETSSEP comes from the coding sequence atgtttcaaatgGCAAAAACACCGGCGCTTAGTGCAAGTTCTGACCCCAGTACTGCTCTTAATACCAGTACCAAAGGAACTATCAATGAGAGAAGTGAAACGCTGCGAGCTACACACTTCATTGCATCTGAAAGTACTGAACCACCTTTAAAAGTCCATAAACCAAACACTCATGCCAAAACAATCGAGAACAGAATAAGCAATAATTCAAGTcctaaagaaaaattgaagcCGCAGCAACCTATCAAGAAATTGTCAGATCTATTTAAGGCAAAGAAAGCGAGTGGTAATATACAGGCAACTAAAATTCAAGCACCAGTTATTAAAATGCCACCCACGGTTGCGAAACTCCCGGAAAGAACCATACGAGAGAACCAAGTTAATAGTGAAACTTCACTAGAACCTCCTCAAAATGCCAAGAATACAAAGATTGATCTTCAACCAACTGTTGAATTACAAAAAGTGCCACAACATACTCATTCCCGACGTAGAAGTAGCGGGAATGCGAACCTATTTGTTCCTCATAAAATAAATACGTTGAAAGCCCTTTTTCGTGATAAAAAAACACCCTCAAAAAAACCACCTTTAAatggatttgaagatggGTTAGAAGGTAATAAATTGACTAAAGGTCCTCCCACTATTGCAAGTCCAAAAAACCAAAGCCCCACAATAAAAACTAAAAACATTCCTCCAAAAAAACCATCTTCAGAAATAAAACCCACTCATGACTCTCAAGCTAATGCTCTCAATGCTGAATTACCTTTCAAAATGGATGGGAATGAGAAATCTCTCGAAAAACTGAAACCAACCTCCCGAGTAGACGAGCGAACGGGATCATCAAGACTACCCGATAGTAAGACACATGGCTCTAAACTAGCTATTTCCAGTGAGCCGACAAAGACCAACCAAGATCTTAGAGACATGAAGACACCGACAGTACTAGGACCCAAGGTAAATGAAACTATGGTGAAAATGGCTTTCGGGAAAATTGTTCATAAAGAACGTATTTCTAGCAAAAGCACCCTTGCGAgtaaaaaagaagaaaacaagCCAATTGACTCGGAAAACGGTTCTAAAAGTTCTAAGGGTACATCTGAAAACCAAATTACACTTTCAACGTCTCCTCTAACCTCCCAATATGACCATGACAAATGGGTATCGGAAAATGTGGAAAGAAAGACGTATCTTAGCTCGATAGCTACACACTCAACTAAAGCTCACAATAGTGATACAGgaagaaaatcaaaatctttatcaaattcttttgCCAAACCCAATGATGAGAGAGAAAAGATACCAAGTTATAATACAGATATCAACGAACGATATAGGCGTAAGAGAGGACATCTAGCTGCCGAGAAAGGAACAATTTCCCAGAAGACCCAAAATGTATCTTTGGATTCACGTTCTCTTTCTATTGTATCTGCCAAGACAGACGCAACGACAAACGAATCACCAGAGAGAATCGAAAATGGGACCGATAAGATTGGGAAAAAGGTTAAGACTATCTTGTCGCCCAAAGAAACAAACGATGAAGACAGTACTGAGGACAATGACAGATACAGTCCTAGTGATAATTTAGTATCTGTGAAAGACAATAACAGTGATGATTCCATAACTGTAAAGCGTAGACATTCcttaagaaaaaaaattgttgtggatgatgaatcatGCAGTTCCAAAGCATCTTCAGATGATATCACGttgaataaaattaaattggCGAATACATTAGAGCAGAAACGTCCGAACAACGTTACGAAGAGCCCGAGGAGGAATTCAAAGAGTGAAGCCAAGGAGCAACAGAAAATAGAGCCTTTATCTGAGCCCAGTATCTCAAGTGAGAGACTGAGACATGCTACTACCACTGCCCTGAATGCCTCCATAATAGATAGATCAGTACCTGCCAAGGCAGATCTTATTTCGGGTTTTCCAAACGAAATGGAAATCAATGAACTCAAAACCAAACTTGCTACAATTACAGACGAAGTTATGAAATACGAACTTAAAGTAGCAAGCTTACAAGGGAAGATATATTATCTAAGTAAGGAGAATAATGACCTCCAGAGGATTTATAGTTTATTATGTGAAGAAATGGAACGtatatcattgaaaattggTCAAAATGATGGTGTacaatcaatttcaaatgcCGTATCTGTGGCACCTGTCACTGAAGTCATTGAGAAAACGGAAGAACCAGAGACTATCGATAATTCGACTATGGAGGAGAAATATGATGTTACTATTGATTTGTTGAAAactgaaattaaagaactAAAACAGTCGAAGGATAGAGCAAGCATCGAGGTTAGAGCAGAATTGAATGccttggaaaataatatcctGCTACGAATTAAAGAGTATGAAAGATGCCAAGAAGCGCTAGagaatgaacaaaatattatagCTAACGTAGAATCAATCGAAGATATCAATACCATAGAAGAGAGCCCTTTTGTTAGAGCTCTAAAGGAGAAATTGATCAACACccataatgaattaaaagaGGTTCGTAATTTGACTACTATTCAACTTggtgaattgaaaatagCTCTGGAAATGGAGAAACGATCTCTTAAAACGGCAAATGATGAACTAACTGCGAAAAGAATTGCTCTAGCTAAAAGCACCGCTTACGTCAAGCAATCTAAGGAGATGATCATTACTGCAAGAAACGAAGTTGCAGTGAAGGATAACCAAATTACAGAGTTAAAGAAACTTATTGAGGAGAAATCTAAGAAAACGACCATTAACAACGATCCAAGgcttcttcaacaaaataGCGAACTAGCTGTAAAATTCTctaatttgttcaataatCATCAAGCTTTGTACAAGATGTCTGAGCTACAGAAAAATCAGGTACAAGCTTTACAGAATGAATTAGAGAAAGAAAGGGCACAAGCACGTTACATGTCCTCGATATTAGCTCAACAATCTGCAGAATTGTTGAAATCAAAAGATCATTCTCAATCTACTTCTCGTTCTGATGATTACAtagaagaaagaaactGGGAAAAGAAATACCGTGAACTTTTGGAAATGCGAAAGTTAGAAAAACGTGATTTCCAGCTTCAATTAGTTAACGTTCACAAAAGTTATTACACTTTACTAGCAGATCGGGAACGCGgttttaatattataattGACAGgctaaagaagaaatgtcAAAACCAAACAGATAATAAGCCtgagaatgaagaagaaaacagTTCAAACCTACAAATTTCTCCTACTAAGGAAGcagaaaaaagaaaagcTGAAACATCCTTAgtattatttgatgaaaaatcGACAGCCGTTTTGAACGGGGCAAAGGAAACGTCATCAGAACCTTAG